A genomic segment from Juglans regia cultivar Chandler chromosome 14, Walnut 2.0, whole genome shotgun sequence encodes:
- the LOC109022192 gene encoding LOW QUALITY PROTEIN: 60S acidic ribosomal protein P1-like (The sequence of the model RefSeq protein was modified relative to this genomic sequence to represent the inferred CDS: substituted 2 bases at 2 genomic stop codons): MSSSELACTYACLILHDDGITITAEQIVTLVKATGVSVESYXPSLLAKLVXKRNIEDLILNVGAAGGDATPVALFAPTASATPTTAPTVEEKKKEEPKEESEDEDMRLSLFD, encoded by the coding sequence ATGTCTTCCAGTGAGCTCGCTTGTACCTACGCCTGTTTGATTCTCCACGACGATGGGATCACAATCACCGCAGAGCAGATTGTGACTTTGGTAAAAGCAACAGGCGTCTCTGTTGAGTCTTACTAGCCTAGCCTTTTGGCAAAGCTTGTATAGAAGAGGAACATTGAGGACCTCATTCTGAATGTTGGTGCTGCTGGTGGCGATGCTACTCCAGTAGCTTTGTTTGCTCCTACTGCTAGTGCTACTCCTACCACCGCCCCTAcagttgaagaaaagaaaaaggaagagccAAAGGAAGAGAGCGAGGATGAGGACATGAGACTCAGCTTGTTTGATTAG
- the LOC108983426 gene encoding UDP-glycosyltransferase 74E2-like, protein MAKETSACKAHCLILPYPTQGHINPMVEFSKRLEHRGVKVTLVTTNFVYKDIQKEGSSIAIETISDGYDQGRISRADNFHVYLERFLQVGSRTLTELLEKLSRSDFPPNCIVYDPFLPWALDVAKKFGLLGAALFTQSWAVDVIYYHVHKGELKLPLTESEVLLPGLPPLEPQDLPSFLYILGSYPGSLEMLTGQFSNIEKADWVLCNTIYELEQEAVDWMSKIMPLRTVGPTIPSMFLDKRLEDDKDYGFSVFKPNTDACLKWLNDRPKGSVVYVSFGSLVALEAEEMQELAWGLRMSNSYFLWVVRATEEAKLPKNFVEETSEKGLMVHWCPQLEVLAHEAVGCFVTHCGWNSTLEALSFGVPMLAMPQWTDQSTNAKFIMDIWKMGLKVPVDEKGIVRREAAEHCIREIMEGERGKEIKKNAFKWKKLAKEAVDKGGSSDKNIEEFVAELVRS, encoded by the exons ATGGCGAAGGAGACGAGTGCCTGCAAAGCTCACTGCTTAATTTTACCCTATCCAACTCAAGGACACATTAATCCTATGGTGGAATTCTCCAAGCGTTTGGAGCACAGAGGAGTAAAAGTTACACTGGTTACCACCAACTTCGTCTACAAGGACATACAAAAAGAAGGCAGCTCCATTGCGATCGAGACCATCTCCGATGGTTATGACCAAGGCCGGATATCGCGAGCAGACAACTTCCATGTCTATTTGGAGCGCTTTTTGCAAGTCGGTTCGCGAACTCTGACCGAGCTCCTTGAGAAACTTTCCAGGTCTGACTTCCCTCCTAACTGTATTGTTTATGATCCTTTCTTGCCTTGGGCTCTAGATGTAGCCAAAAAGTTTGGGTTACTCGGAGCTGCGCTTTTCACTCAATCCTGGGCTGTTGACGTTATATACTACCATGTTCACAAAGGAGAGCTGAAACTCCCCCTTACAGAATCAGAAGTTCTGCTTCCTGGTTTGCCACCTCTTGAACCTCAGGACCTGCCTTCCTTCCTTTATATATTAGGATCGTACCCAGGTAGCTTGGAGATGCTTACGGGACAATTTTCTAATATTGAGAAAGCTGATTGGGTCCTTTGCAACACCATTTATGAGCTGGAGCAAGAG GCGGTGGATTGGATGTCAAAGATAATGCCATTGAGGACAGTGGGACCAACTATTCCATCTATGTTCTTAGACAAGCGGCTTGAAGATGACAAAGACTATGGTTTCAGCGTCTTCAAACCAAACACCGATGCTTGCCTGAAATGGCTAAATGATCGTCCAAAAGGGTCGGTTGTTTATGTTTCTTTCGGCAGTTTGGTCGCTCTTGAAGCTGAGGAAATGCAAGAACTAGCTTGGGGTTTGAGGATGAGCAACAGCTATTTCTTGTGGGTAGTCAGGGCCACAGAGGAGGCAAAGCTCCCCAAAAACTTTGTGGAGGAGACGTCGGAGAAGGGACTTATGGTTCATTGGTGTCCTCAGTTAGAGGTCTTAGCACACGAGGCAGTGGGATGCTTTGTGACACACTGTGGTTGGAACTCTACGTTGGAGGCCCTGAGCTTCGGTGTTCCAATGTTGGCAATGCCACAATGGACAGACCAAAGCACGAATGCAAAGTTTATTATGGATATTTGGAAGATGGGACTCAAAGTTCCAGTTGATGAGAAAGGGATAGTCAGGCGTGAAGCAGCAGAGCATTGCATAAGGGAAATaatggagggagagagaggaaaagaaatcaagaaaaatgcCTTCAAATGGAAGAAATTGGCAAAAGAGGCCGTGGACAAAGGTGGGAGTTCTGACAAAAACATTGAAGAATTTGTAGCTGAATTGGTTCGCTCGTAG
- the LOC109014753 gene encoding UDP-glucuronate 4-epimerase 6-like, translating to MNFGKNPTAAAQHQLASLYATTKKVGEEIAHTCNHIYELSLTGLRFFTVYKPWGRLDMAYYFFTKYILHGKVIDIYQTQGEKEVARDFTYIDKVVKGYLEVLDTTKKSTGSSGKKRGLAQLRIYNLGNTSSVPVRKLVSILEGLLSSKAKNHMIKMLRNGDVPYTHANVTVSFRDFDYRPSTNLATRLREFTKRCINYGIKLKVKKETDIGNEHSKESD from the exons ATGAACTTTGGGAAGAACCCAACCGCTGCTGCACAACACCAG CTAGCAAGTCTCTACGCTACCACCAAGAAAGTAGGCGAAGAAATCGCTCACACCTGCAACCATATCTACGAGCTCTCCCTCACTGGCTTAAGGTTCTTCACTGTGTACAAGCCTTGGGGTAGACTAGACATGGCATACTACTTCTTCACAAAGTACATCTTGCACGGTAAGGTCATTGACATTTACCAGACACAAGGCGAGAAGGAGGTGGCACGTGACTTCACGTACATCGACAAAGTCGTGAAAGGCTATTTAGAGGTGTTGGACACAACCAAGAAGAGCACTGGAAGCAGCGGGAAGAAGAGGGGACTGGCGCAGCTGAGGATCTACAACCTTGGGAACACGTCATCGGTGCCGGTCCGAAAGTTAGTGTCCATATTGGAGGGGTTGCTGAGCAGTAAGGCCAAGAATCACATGATCAAGATGCTGAGGAATGGAGACGTTCCCTACACCCATGCCAATGTGACCGTGTCTTTCAGGGATTTCGACTATAGGCCCAGCACGAATTTGGCCACTAGATTGAGAGAGTTCACCAAACGGTGCATCAATTATGGGATTAAGTTGAAGGTAAAGAAAGAAACCGACATCGGCAATGAGCATTCTAAAGAATCCGATTGA
- the LOC108992927 gene encoding UDP-glycosyltransferase 74F2-like: MEKDTSAYRAHCLVFAYPAQGHINPIVELSKRLKHKGVEVTLVTTTFISKNIQKEVSSIALETISDGFDEGMTGQIENIQTYLERFERVGSKNLTELLEKLSRSGRPVDCIVYDPFLPWALDIAKKFGLVAAAFLTQSCAVDTIFYHVRTGELKLPLRGPEVLLPGLPPLEPQDMPSFIYNWGSYPGPLDLLVGQFSNVEKADWVLCNTIYELEQEAVDWMSKIMPMRTVGPTIPSMFLDKRIEDDKDYGFSIFKPNTDACVKWLNDRPKGSVVYVSFGSMAALEAEQMEELAWGLRMSNSYFLWVVRAEEEAKLPKNFVEETSEKGFVVQWCPQLEVLAHEAVGCFVTHCGWNSTLEALSSGVPMVAMPQWTDQSTNAKYIMDFWKMGLKAPADEKGLVRREAAAHCIREIMEGERGEVIKKNAFKWRKLAKEAVDKGGSSDKNIEEFVAKLVARKS, from the exons ATGGAGAAGGATACGAGTGCCTACAGAGCTCATTGTTTAGTCTTTGCCTATCCAGCTCAAGGACACATTAATCCTATTGTGGAATTATCCAAGCGTTTGAAGCACAAAGGAGTGGAAGTTACTCTGGTTACCACCACCTTCATCTCCAAGAACATACAAAAAGAAGTAAGCTCCATTGCGCTCGAGACCATATCCGATGGCTTTGACGAAGGCATGACAGGGCAAATAGAGAACATCCAGACCTATTTGGAGCGCTTTGAGAGAGTCGGTTCGAAAAATCTGACCGAGCTCCTCGAGAAACTTTCTAGATCGGGCCGCCCTGTTGACTGTATTGTTTATGATCCTTTCTTGCCTTGGGCTCTAGACATAGCCAAAAAGTTTGGGTTAGTCGCGGCGGCATTTCTCACTCAATCCTGTGCTGTCGATACTATTTTCTACCATGTCCGAACAGGAGAGCTGAAACTCCCTCTTAGAGGGCCAGAAGTTTTGCTTCCTGGTTTGCCTCCTCTTGAGCCTCAAGACATGCCATCCTTCATTTACAATTGGGGATCCTATCCAGGTCCCTTGGACTTGCTTGTGGGACAATTCTCTAATGTTGAGAAAGCTGATTGGGTCCTTTGCAACACCATTTATGAGCTGGAGCAAGAG GCGGTGGATTGGATGTCAAAGATAATGCCAATGAGGACAGTGGGACCAACTATTCCATCTATGTTCTTAGACAAGCGGATTGAAGATGACAAAGACTATGGTTTTAGCATCTTTAAACCAAACACCGATGCCTGCGTGAAATGGTTAAATGATCGTCCAAAAGGGTCGGTTGTTTATGTTTCTTTCGGGAGTATGGCCGCTCTTGAGGCTGAGCAAATGGAAGAACTAGCATGGGGTCTGAGGATGAGCAACAGCTATTTCTTGTGGGTGGTCAGGGCGGAAGAAGAGGCAAAGCTCCCCAAAAACTTTGTGGAGGAGACATCGGAGAAGGGATTTGTGGTTCAATGGTGTCCTCAGTTGGAGGTTTTAGCACACGAGGCGGTGGGATGCTTTGTGACACACTGTGGGTGGAACTCTACGTTGGAGGCCCTGAGCTCGGGCGTTCCAATGGTGGCAATGCCACAATGGACAGACCAAAGCACGAATGCAAAGTATATTAtggatttttggaagatgggactTAAAGCTCCGGCGGATGAGAAAGGGTTAGTGAGGCGAGAAGCAGCAGCGCACTGCATAAGGGAGATaatggaaggagagagaggagaagtgataaagaaaaatgcCTTCAAATGGAGAAAATTGGCAAAAGAGGCTGTTGACAAAGGTGGAAGTTCTGACAAAAACATTGAAGAATTTGTAGCTAAATTGGTTGCTCGTAAGTCCTAG
- the LOC108992955 gene encoding UDP-glycosyltransferase 74F2-like, whose product MCEIEISKLDVSAKMEKESASRAHCLVLAYPAQGHINPLLEFSKRLEHKGSVRVTLVTTLSISKNMHKEASPIALETISDGYDEGGIAQAENIQSYFERFRRVGSQTLTQLLEKLSSSGCPVNCIVYDAFLPWALDIAKTYGLFGAAFFTQACAVDIIYHHVHKGVLKLPLSEPEVLLPGLPPLEPQDMPSFIYNLGSYPAFFDMILEQFSNVHKADWVLCNTFYELEQEAVDWMSKIMPLRTVGPTIPSMFLDKRLEGDEDYGFRIFKANTDTCLKWLNDRPKGSVVYVSFGSLAALEAEQMQELAWSLRMSNSYFLWVVRASEEAKLPKNFVEETSGKGLVVGWCPQLEVLAHEAVGCFVTHCGWNSTLEALSFGVPMVAMPQWTDQSTNAKHIMDFWKMGLRAPVDEKGLVRREAAAHCIREIIEGERGEEMKKNAFKWRKLTKEAVDKGGSSDKNMEEFVAKLVAGLS is encoded by the exons atgtGTGAGATAGAGATTTCGAAGCTCGACGTGTCTGCGAAAATGGAGAAGGAAAGCGCGTCCAGAGCTCATTGTTTAGTCTTAGCCTATCCAGCTCAAGGACACATTAATCCCTTGCTCGAATTCTCCAAGCGTTTGGAGCACAAAGGATCGGTAAGAGTTACACTTGTTACCACCCTCTCCATCTCCAAGAATATGCATAAAGAAGCCAGCCCCATTGCACTCGAGACCATCTCCGACGGCTATGACGAAGGAGGGATAGCGCAGGCAGAGAACATCCAGTCCTACTTTGAGCGCTTTCGTCGAGTGGGGTCGCAGACTCTGACGCAGCTCCTCGAGAAACTTTCTAGCTCAGGCTGCCCTGTTAACTGTATTGTTTACGATGCTTTCTTGCCTTGGGCTCTAGACATAGCCAAAACGTATGGGTTATTTGGGGCTGCGTTTTTCACTCAAGCCTGTGCTGTTGATATTATATACCACCATGTCCACAAAGGAGTGCTGAAACTCCCTCTATCGGAGCCAGAAGTTTTGCTTCCTGGTTTGCCACCTCTTGAACCTCAGGATATGCCGTCCTTCATTTATAATTTGGGATCCTACCCAGCTTTCTTTGACATGATTTTGGAACAATTCTCCAATGTTCACAAAGCTGATTGGGTCCTTTGCAACACGTTTTATGAGCTGGAGCAAGAG GCGGTAGATTGGATGTCAAAGATAATGCCATTGAGGACAGTGGGACCAACTATTCCATCAATGTTCTTAGACAAGCGGCTTGAAGGTGACGAAGACTATGGTTTCAGAATCTTCAAAGCAAACACCGATACTTGCCTGAAATGGCTAAATGATCGTCCAAAAGGGTCGGTTGTTTATGTTTCTTTCGGGAGTTTGGCCGCTCTTGAAGCTGAGCAAATGCAAGAACTAGCTTGGAGTTTGAGGATGAGCAACAGCTATTTCTTGTGGGTGGTCAGGGCCTCAGAAGAGGCAAAGCTCCCCAAAAACTTTGTGGAGGAGACGTCGGGGAAGGGATTAGTGGTTGGATGGTGTCCTCAGTTGGAGGTCTTAGCACACGAGGCAGTGGGATGTTTTGTGACACACTGTGGGTGGAACTCTACGTTGGAGGCCCTGAGTTTCGGCGTTCCAATGGTGGCAATGCCACAATGGACAGACCAAAGCACGAATGCAAAGCATATTAtggatttttggaagatgggactTAGAGCTCCGGTGGATGAGAAAGGGTTAGTGAGGCGAGAAGCAGCAGCGCACTGCATAAGGGAGATAattgaaggagagagaggagaggagatgAAGAAAAATGCCTTCAAATGGAGAAAATTGACAAAAGAGGCTGTTGACAAAGGTGGAAGTTCAGACAAAAACATGGAAGAATTTGTAGCTAAACTTGTTGCTGGTTTGTCCTAG